The Lichenihabitans psoromatis genomic interval GCTTGTTCGGCCAAGCCGGCGCTTCCCGGGTGCCCGATATCATTGATCGACTCCATCACGATCACGGTTTTGACGCCCGGAACCGACAGCACATCGCGATCAAACCGCGCGAGGGCCGATGGGCCAAAGGTCCCTTCCGGCAGATCGTGCAAAACGCGATTGCCGCTGATCCCGGCATTGACGATCCCCAGCGATCGTTTTCCAGCCGCGATACGGTCCGCCAACACGTCCGGCCAGCGATGATCCGCATCGGCGGTGGACCCGTAGCCATCGGTGATGCTGTCGCCGAACGTCACGATCGTCCCGGCGCCGGGAGCCTCGACCTCGATGCCTGACAAAAAGAACCGGGCCGTACTGGTCGTGGCGTTCGGCAAGGTCGCCAAGGCGGTTTGGTCTCCGGCATCCGAAAGCGTCGTCGTGGCTTGGCCAAGCGGGTGGGTGGCGGCCGGACCGGTGTCCCGCGCGACATAGAGGCTCACTGTGAGCCGATCGAGCGCCGCCGTCTCGAGCGTCACAGGATCGCTGAGCACCGGCGCACCCGGCGGCACCGTCACGCTGGTTTGACCCGCGAAGGTCAGCGCCCGATCGGTCGAGGGATCGATGCTGCCGACCGTCGCGCCCGGTCTGGCGATGTGGGCCGCCCCGATGACGAGCGGCGACGTCCCCATCTCATTGCTCAAGCGAATCCGAACCGCGTGCCCCCCGAGCGACAGGCGGACGACCTGCCGAATGGTCCGATTGGTAATCTCCGGGCCGTTCGGGAAAGCCGGCGAGGCGCCCCAGCTTCCCACCCAATGCGGCGCAGCCGCAATGTCCTGGGCACTGGCATCGGAGCGGACCGCCAGCGGGGCGACGGACAGCAACACAAAAGCGATCGCGGTCTGCGACGCGGCAAGTCCCAGGCGTTTCATGACGTCTCCCTCGATCTCTTTTGAAGGAGCTTTTCGCTCGCGACACGTCTTGTCAACCAGATCGCATCCGCCAGCCAAGTTGACGCTCGGCGATGGTGTTGTGGCGCGGCCTCGCCGATTGTAGGACTGCGCGGCCCGCAAGGGTCATCTCGATAGCCGGTGCCGTCTTCGCCATGCCGCTCCCCCTCGGATCCGACACGCTTTCCGCAGCCGATAGCGTGGCTCACGTCATTCAAGTCGCGTTGACGCCGGTGTTCCTGCTGTCCGGCATCGCATCGCTGCTCGGGGTATTTTCTGGGCGACTGGCGCGTGTCGCCGACCGTGTCGACCAACTCGCAGAGAAACTCGAAACCGCCGATCTCGGCGAAAAAGGCCGGCTCAGCCGACGCCTCTCCCATTTGCGGCGACGCTCTCGGACGCTCGACGTGGCGGTTTTGCTCGGCACCGCAGGCGGATCAGCCACCTGTGCGGCCGCACTCGCGCTGTTCATCGGGACGTTGCGCGACAGCAGCGGGGGCATCTTGATGTTTGCGGCGTTCGGCTTGGCCCTCGTTTGCACAGCAGGAGCGCTCTCGGCCTTCGCGCTCGAAATGCTAATGGCGAGCCGCGGCTTGCGCGACGAGGTCGCGGTCCATCGCCGCGAGGCGCAACGCGAGGGACCCATCGACGCCGAACCGGAAGCGCCTGGCGACGAGGCGGCGGACGCGTGCCCGCCGCCCGGTTCTTCAGGCTAGCCGATCACGCTGCAGCGAATGCTGCGAGATCGGCGTTCAAGCGGTCTTTGGCGGTGGAGAATAGGCCGTGTGGCTCCCCATCATATTCGACCAAGCGAGCGCTCGGGATCATTTTGGCAGTGACCCGACCCGAATGGTCGATCGGCACGGAGGCGTCGGACGTCCCGTGGATGATGAGGGTCGGCACCGTAAAAGCGGCCATGTCGGCGCGGAAATCCGTTGCCGAAAAAGCCTTCACACATTCGATCGTAGCGCGAAGCGACCCCATCATGGCCATCTGCAGCGACCACTGCAGCACCTCGTCCGACACGCGTCTCCCGACCAATCCATTGCCGTAGAAGCCCTTGGCAAATCCCGCGAGGAAGTGGGGTCGATCCTTCCGCAGACCGTCGATCATCTGATCGAAAACCGATGGATCGACACCCGTCGGATTGTCGTTCGTCTTGAGCAGATAGGGCGTGACAGCGGAGACCAGCACCGCCTTGGCGATGCGAGCGGAGCCGTGCCGCGCGAGATACCGCGCCACTTCGCCGCCACCCATGGAAAAGCCGACCAACGTCACATTCGAGAGGTCGAGATGATCGAGCACCGCGGCGAGATCGTCGGCCAACGTGTCGTAATCGTAACCGGTCCAGGGTTGGCTGGACCGTCCAAAGCCGCGCCTGTCGTAAGTGATGGCTCGAAAGCCGTTTTCAGCCAGGAACACGGCCTGGTCGGACCACATATCCCCGTCGAGCGGCCAGCCGGGCACCAGCACGATAGGGCGGCCCTGCCCCCAGTCGTTATAGTAGAGTTCGGTTCCGTCCTTGGTTGTGACGCGTGCCATGCGTTGCTCCTTTTCCAAGCCGTTGAAACTCGGTTAGCGACGGAATGGTTCGGTGATGACGGTCCGCAGGATCTCGAAGGGAAACACAATGGACCACCTGAACGTGCAGGCGAATGGCGCCTCGTTTCATGTCGCGAGCGTGGGGACCGGGCGCCCCCTTCTGCTGCTTCACGGCTGGCCGGAATTCTGGTTGACGTGGGAGCCCGTGATGCGCCGCTTAGAGAAGCGTTATTGCCTGATCGCGCCCGATCTTCGGGGCTTCGGGCAGAGCGACAAGCCGTCGGGCCCTTATGGTGCTGCCGAACACGCGACGGATCTTCTGGCCTTGCTCGATGCGATGGGGCTCGATCGTGTCGGCGTCGTCGGGCATGACGTCGGCGGTTCGATTATGCAGCCGCTTGCCCGCAAGGCACCCGAACGGCTGACCGGACTCTTCTTCTTCGATTTTGCCTACCCAGGCATTGGCCACCGCGGCGGTACGCCGGATCGTCTCGGTGAGATCTGGTACCAATCCTTCCACCAGATGAAACTGGCGACCGAATTGGTCGGCGCGTCACGGGAGAGTTGCCGCGCCTATGTGTCGCATTTTCTGCGCCATTGGTCGTTCCGCAAAGAGGCGTTTAACGACGTTCTCGAAGCGTTCGTCGACAACTTCATGCAGCCAGGCAATATCGACGGCGGCTTCGACTATTATCGGGCCGCACAGGCCAGCCGTCTCGCGGTCATGACAGGCGAGGCGCCGACGTTGCCGCCGATCTCGGTTCCGACCTGTGTGCGATGGGCCGAACACGATCCGCTCTTTCCTTTTGCGTGGACCGACCGACTCGGCGAGACCTTCACGCAACTCGATCTGGCGCAGTTCCCTGGGGTCGGGCATTTCCCACATCGCGAAGACCCCGATCGGGCAGCCTTTGAGATCGCGAGCTTCTTTGATCGGATCGGTTGATCCAAAACGAGCGGCACGGTGGCAGATCGTGACCCAGCGTTAACCCGCCTCAGTCTAGAAGGAGTGAACAGAAAAACATCAAGTCGATCGATTGGGGACCAGTCAAGATGGCACGGAGCCGATTTTACCATGTCCTCCTGATGTCCACGGCCTTGGTCTCGATCGGCGTCGCCGATCGATGCGCGACAGCCCAGACGCTCGATCTCGCGGGGCAGGATGTGACGTTGCCGCGCGGCACATCATTCAACGGACAGGGCTTTCTCAACGGAAGCGACGCGGTCACCAACAATGGCGGATCGGCCGCGACCCTGACAGAGGGTGGCGGAACCAGCGGGACCACCTATTCTGGAGCTGTTTCCGATGGCACCGCGCAGACGTCGCTGGTCCATAGCGGTGGCGCGGTCACGCTGACCGGCCCGAATTCATATTCCGGCACCACGACGGTTCAAGCCGGCAACGTCCAACTCGGCACGGCCACGGCCGAGACGTCGTTGGCCGGAAGGGTCAACGTGCTGCCCTCCGCTGCCGTGGCGGTCGTCAATGCCGATCTCGGACGAGTGACCGAAACAATCAATGACGGCGGCACCATCACGTTCTCCGGGACCGCGAACGCGGCACCCTCGACCCTTACTAACAGCTACAATGCTGCCTCGGGTCTTGGGCTCGTGCAGTTCACAGAAGCAAATTCGGCGGCTGGCGCGACACTGGTCAACAATGCCGGAGCCACGATCGCCCTGTCGGGCAGCAGCCGCCTCGGCTCGGCGGCCACAACGGGCGATTATACGACGACGCTGAACAACAATGGCACGGTCACGTTCGTGGACGGCAGCTCCGCGGGACATGCGCGGCTGGTCGACAATGCTTCCGGTGTCACGACATTTGCCGGGCAAGCGAATGCCGCGACGGCCTCGGTCGACAACAATGGCGTGCTGTCGTTCACCGGACAGAGCAGTGCCGCCGCCGCGACTGTGGTCAACAACGGATCCTTGCGCTTCACTGATACCAGTACGGCTGGCTCCGCCCAGATCGCCAACAATGCCACGGCGACCTTCGACAGCGCTGCGAGTGCTGGGTCGGCCACCCTGACGACCAATGGAACGGGGCGCTTGACGTTCTCGGGCACCAGCACGGCCGGCACCGCGCAGGTGATCGACAATGGTGCGACCGTGTTCGCCGGGTCGAGCACGGCCGCCGCCGCCTCGATCACCACCAATGCGACCGGCACGCTGACGTTCCAGGACACCGCCCATGCGGGCACCTCGACCGTCACCAACAATGGCGACTTGCAGTTTGCGGGACAAGCATCCGGCGACAGCGCCACAGTCGTCAGCAATCTTGGCAGCCGAGTCGATCTCTCCGGTCTGACGAATGGCGGCACCACACTTGGGTCTCTCGATGGCGCCGGTGCCGTGTCGCTAGGCGGCAACGTTCTGGCGGTCGGCAGCAACGATCGATCGACCACTTTGCTCGGCTCCGTGACGGACGGTGGAGCGGGCGGCGGTTTGACCAAGCTCGGCAGTGGGACTCTCATTCTGGGCGGGCAGAACACCTATGCGGGCCAGACGGTGGTGGATGGCGGCACACTGAAGGCCGCGGCCTCCGGCGCGTTCGCGTCAGGATCAGCCTTCACGGTCGCGAGCGGTGCGACGCTCGACCTCGGCGGCACCAATCAGACCACGGCGTCGATCTCGGGTAGCGGCACCATCGGCAATAGCGGCGCTCCGAACGCGGTGCTGACGACCGGTGCCAATGATGCGTCGACGATCTTTTCCGGAGTGATTCAGCAGGTCGGCCTGAACAAGGTCGGCGACGGCACGCTGACGCTGAGCGGCGACAACACTTATGCGGGTGCCACGGTGGTGAGCGGCGGGACCTTGCTGGTGAGCGGATCGATCGCCAATTCGACCGTCACGCTGGAGAACGGCGGTATGCTGGCTGGAAGCGGCCTGCTTGGGGCACTCGTGGTGCAGGCCGGCTCGGTGCTGGCGCCCGGCGCCACCACACCCTTCTCGACCCTGAAGATTTCCGGCAACGTCACCTTCGACCAAGGCTCCATCTACCGGATCAACGTCGATCCCACCGGACGAACCGACTCGATTGCGGCAACTGGCAGCGCCACCCTCAACGGCGGCACAGTTGATGTCGTAGCGGGCGGTCGTTTCGCGACATCGCAGCGCTATACGATTCTCACTGCGGAGGGTGGTGTGACGGGCGCCTTCTCGTCCCTCACCGCAACCTCGAACCTCGCCTTTCTGGCACCCACGCTCAGCTATGACGCGACCAGCGTCTCGCTCGGGCTCACGCGCAACGAGGTCGATTTCGTCAGTCTGGCGCAGAGCGCAAACCAGCGCGCGACCGCGCGGGCGCTCCAATCTCTTGACCTCGACAACGTGCTCTATAATGCCGTGCTGAACCAAAGTGCGGCCGGAGCGCGACAAGCTTTCGACGCGACCTCGGGCGAAATTCACGCGAGCGCCGTGACGGCGGCCTTCGAGGATGCGACCCAGGTGGTCCGCTCGGTGACGAACCGGCTGGACGACGCCGATCGTGCGACCTCGGGCACCGCCCTGCAATCGCTCAATCAATTCGCTCCCCCGCCCGCGCTTCTTCCCGGCTCCGCC includes:
- a CDS encoding SGNH/GDSL hydrolase family protein, translating into MKRLGLAASQTAIAFVLLSVAPLAVRSDASAQDIAAAPHWVGSWGASPAFPNGPEITNRTIRQVVRLSLGGHAVRIRLSNEMGTSPLVIGAAHIARPGATVGSIDPSTDRALTFAGQTSVTVPPGAPVLSDPVTLETAALDRLTVSLYVARDTGPAATHPLGQATTTLSDAGDQTALATLPNATTSTARFFLSGIEVEAPGAGTIVTFGDSITDGYGSTADADHRWPDVLADRIAAGKRSLGIVNAGISGNRVLHDLPEGTFGPSALARFDRDVLSVPGVKTVIVMESINDIGHPGSAGLAEQAVAPEEITAGLRQLADRAHAHGIRVLGATLTPYGDTVFPGYYSAEGETKRQAVNQWIRTTKTLDGVIDFDALLRDPARPDHLIADYDFGDHLHPNDAGYRRMGEAIDLATIEAH
- a CDS encoding DUF2721 domain-containing protein produces the protein MPLPLGSDTLSAADSVAHVIQVALTPVFLLSGIASLLGVFSGRLARVADRVDQLAEKLETADLGEKGRLSRRLSHLRRRSRTLDVAVLLGTAGGSATCAAALALFIGTLRDSSGGILMFAAFGLALVCTAGALSAFALEMLMASRGLRDEVAVHRREAQREGPIDAEPEAPGDEAADACPPPGSSG
- a CDS encoding alpha/beta fold hydrolase, which encodes MARVTTKDGTELYYNDWGQGRPIVLVPGWPLDGDMWSDQAVFLAENGFRAITYDRRGFGRSSQPWTGYDYDTLADDLAAVLDHLDLSNVTLVGFSMGGGEVARYLARHGSARIAKAVLVSAVTPYLLKTNDNPTGVDPSVFDQMIDGLRKDRPHFLAGFAKGFYGNGLVGRRVSDEVLQWSLQMAMMGSLRATIECVKAFSATDFRADMAAFTVPTLIIHGTSDASVPIDHSGRVTAKMIPSARLVEYDGEPHGLFSTAKDRLNADLAAFAAA
- a CDS encoding alpha/beta fold hydrolase yields the protein MDHLNVQANGASFHVASVGTGRPLLLLHGWPEFWLTWEPVMRRLEKRYCLIAPDLRGFGQSDKPSGPYGAAEHATDLLALLDAMGLDRVGVVGHDVGGSIMQPLARKAPERLTGLFFFDFAYPGIGHRGGTPDRLGEIWYQSFHQMKLATELVGASRESCRAYVSHFLRHWSFRKEAFNDVLEAFVDNFMQPGNIDGGFDYYRAAQASRLAVMTGEAPTLPPISVPTCVRWAEHDPLFPFAWTDRLGETFTQLDLAQFPGVGHFPHREDPDRAAFEIASFFDRIG
- a CDS encoding autotransporter outer membrane beta-barrel domain-containing protein translates to MSTALVSIGVADRCATAQTLDLAGQDVTLPRGTSFNGQGFLNGSDAVTNNGGSAATLTEGGGTSGTTYSGAVSDGTAQTSLVHSGGAVTLTGPNSYSGTTTVQAGNVQLGTATAETSLAGRVNVLPSAAVAVVNADLGRVTETINDGGTITFSGTANAAPSTLTNSYNAASGLGLVQFTEANSAAGATLVNNAGATIALSGSSRLGSAATTGDYTTTLNNNGTVTFVDGSSAGHARLVDNASGVTTFAGQANAATASVDNNGVLSFTGQSSAAAATVVNNGSLRFTDTSTAGSAQIANNATATFDSAASAGSATLTTNGTGRLTFSGTSTAGTAQVIDNGATVFAGSSTAAAASITTNATGTLTFQDTAHAGTSTVTNNGDLQFAGQASGDSATVVSNLGSRVDLSGLTNGGTTLGSLDGAGAVSLGGNVLAVGSNDRSTTLLGSVTDGGAGGGLTKLGSGTLILGGQNTYAGQTVVDGGTLKAAASGAFASGSAFTVASGATLDLGGTNQTTASISGSGTIGNSGAPNAVLTTGANDASTIFSGVIQQVGLNKVGDGTLTLSGDNTYAGATVVSGGTLLVSGSIANSTVTLENGGMLAGSGLLGALVVQAGSVLAPGATTPFSTLKISGNVTFDQGSIYRINVDPTGRTDSIAATGSATLNGGTVDVVAGGRFATSQRYTILTAEGGVTGAFSSLTATSNLAFLAPTLSYDATSVSLGLTRNEVDFVSLAQSANQRATARALQSLDLDNVLYNAVLNQSAAGARQAFDATSGEIHASAVTAAFEDATQVVRSVTNRLDDADRATSGTALQSLNQFAPPPALLPGSAQGYAPPAQTVQVPASLPYSLWGSGFGDFGHNGRDGNAAALDRALGGFVLGGDVRIDGSALNNWRIGLVGGYTNDQIDVKARGASGSVETFFGGVYGGAHYGAVDIKLGVTGGGLQTTTQSNVAFPGFIDRTDATYGGSMVQGFGEIGYKIALGYGTIEPVLQGAAIHIDQDGFTERGGAAALSGFTRGYDVQTTTLGLRGESAIFTTLPLSARGFVGWRHAFGDVTPSALLAFSAGSNAFAISGSPIDRDAVVAEVGLDYHAAANLVIGVSYAGQAGQRAYDNAISARLAYRF